The proteins below come from a single Alphaproteobacteria bacterium genomic window:
- a CDS encoding DUF1611 domain-containing protein has product MKLQTPYLLFTGNADERISAKTAVAIAEFRPEFCMGYNKMAGSKLVLTNLPELTIKEAATKGAKTFIIGLANSGGFIADEWLPAILTAISCGLDIASGLHVRLEHVAIIKEAAEKFKVKLHDVRFSTENFTTATGLKRGGKRILTVGTDCSSGKMYTALMVERALNQQGKKAHFVATGQTGILLNSSGIAVDAVIADFIAGAVEYMTPALADDQYYVIEGQGSLYHPSFAGVSLGLLHGAAPDYLILCHDAARKHMRHLPDYKLPDLGACMKLNEQLGSLTNRNIKTIAISCNTSNMQEGAALDYLAKIESEFNLPAGDPFRFSADKLLKLI; this is encoded by the coding sequence ATTAAGCTTCAAACACCATATTTATTATTTACGGGCAATGCAGATGAGCGTATTAGCGCTAAAACAGCTGTAGCTATTGCTGAGTTTAGGCCAGAATTTTGTATGGGTTATAACAAAATGGCAGGTTCTAAATTAGTATTAACTAATTTGCCTGAATTAACTATAAAAGAGGCTGCTACAAAAGGTGCTAAAACTTTTATTATTGGTCTTGCAAATAGTGGAGGTTTTATAGCGGATGAATGGTTGCCCGCAATTTTGACAGCTATTAGTTGTGGCTTAGATATTGCAAGTGGTTTACATGTGAGGTTAGAGCATGTTGCTATAATCAAGGAGGCGGCAGAAAAGTTTAAGGTTAAATTGCATGATGTAAGATTTAGTACGGAAAATTTTACTACAGCCACAGGTTTAAAGCGGGGAGGTAAAAGAATTTTAACGGTTGGCACTGATTGTTCTTCGGGTAAAATGTACACGGCATTAATGGTAGAGCGCGCATTAAATCAGCAAGGTAAAAAAGCTCATTTTGTGGCCACGGGTCAAACTGGAATTTTGCTTAATTCATCGGGTATTGCGGTTGATGCGGTTATTGCTGATTTTATTGCGGGTGCAGTTGAATATATGACTCCTGCTTTAGCTGATGATCAATATTATGTTATAGAAGGGCAGGGCTCTTTATATCACCCTTCTTTTGCGGGGGTTAGTTTAGGTTTGTTGCATGGTGCTGCCCCAGATTATTTGATTTTATGTCATGATGCAGCAAGAAAGCATATGCGTCACTTGCCTGATTATAAATTGCCTGATTTGGGGGCATGTATGAAGTTAAATGAGCAATTAGGTTCATTAACTAACCGTAACATTAAAACTATAGCTATATCTTGTAACACGAGCAATATGCAAGAAGGGGCTGCGTTAGATTATTTAGCTAAAATTGAGTCAGAATTTAACCTTCCAGCGGGTGATCCATTTAGATTTTCTGCTGATAAATTACTAAAGTTAATATAA